One Burkholderia sp. WP9 genomic window, CTACGCTGGAATGTCGCCGCGTAAGCATTGCCCGGACCCAATCGCCCACGCGTCCGGACTGCCTGTCGAGCCGAAGCATAAACGCTCGGGCACACTGAACCAGCAGGTGGCGGATATTCTTGTCACCTCGCTTGGAGATCCCGAGCAGGTTCGCTCTACCGCCTGTACTGTATTGCTTGGGCACCAGGCCTACTGCGGCGGCGAAGTCTCGGCCGCATCGGTACTGCTTTCCGTCGCCGAGTTCTGACGCAAGCAGACTAGCGGTGATCGGGCCAACTCCTGGAATCGTCAGCAGGCGTTGCCCAACCGGATCTTCGGCTAGTTGCCGATCGAGCTCTTTCTCGATATCGCCGATCTGCTGGGTAAGATATTTGAAGTGCGCGTGCAGGCGTTCGAGAATCGCCACGAGGCGCGGCGGTAACGGATGTTCAGCCAGTACGACGGAGAGGCGCTTCACAACGGCGTGGCCAACGGGCAAGCTTATCCCGAATTCGAGCAGGAATCCGTGCATCTGATTGGTAGTGCGTACTCGGTCACGTACCAAGGCTTGGCGAACGCGGTGCAATGCTGCAAGCGTTTGCTGCGATTCAGTTTTCGGACTCACGAACCGCATTGAAGGTCGCGCAGCGGCCTCGCAGATGGCCTCCGCATCAACGAAGTCATTCTTGTTGCTCTTGACGAACGGGCGTACGAATTGCGGTGAGATCAGCTTGACGGTGTGTCCAAATTGACTGAGCTTGCGTGCCATCCAGTGAGCGCCAGCGCATGCCTCCATCACCACGGTGCAGGCGTGGAAAGTGGCGAAGAACTCCACCAACTGCTTACGTGAGAACTTCCTGCGAAACACGGCTTTGCCGGCTTTGTCCTGCCCATGCAAGTGAAAGGAGTGCTTGCCCAGATCAATCCCAACCAACGTGACGTTTTGCATGGAAGTTGCCTCCGGTGGAAATTATCTCCAGCCTACTCGCTGAGAGGCGGGGGTGACCATCCCATTACAGCTATCTGAGATGCAGGGTGCGGTGGATAACGGACGCGCCGCCGCCAGCGCGGAAGATGGCAGTCTTCGCCCTTCGGAGAGTTTCGCCATGGAAAACGCTGTGTACTGGAAAGGTCGTCAGGTCGGAATCGAGTGCGCCGGCCGGATTTTGTGGTTTTCTTCGGCGCCGCAGGAAGCGGTCGCGGCTTACGGCCCTCAGCGGGCGGAGCCGGCGCGTGTGGAAGACTCGATCGTGGCGCGTAATCTTTTCGTGACGGCGCAGTTCGACCGGCCGGGGTTTTGAGGATGAGACGGCGGTGCGGTGTGCTTTCGCTGTAGTGCGCGCAGAGGCGGGAAAGCAGGCTTGGAAAACAAAAAGCCCAGTCACGAGGACTGGGCTTTTTGCTTGAATCTTGTTGGTGCCGGAAAGAGGAATCGAACCCCCGACCTTCGCATTACGAATGCGCTGCTCTACCGTCTGAGCTATTCCGGCATCAGGAGAAACGAGATTATATGGACTTCTTTAGGAGTTTGGCAAGCCCCTGAACTTACTTTTTTGCTTCGAGATGGTAGCGGGTGACCCGGTCCACTTCGTTCTTCGAGCCGAGGAATACGGCCACGCGCTCATGCAGGCTCTTCGGCTGGATGTCCAGAATACGTTTCTCGCCATTGGTCGCAGCGCCGCCTGCCTGCTCGACGATGAACGCCATCGGATTCGCCTCGTACATCAGGCGGAGTTTGCCTGGCTTGTCCGGCGTGCGCTTGTCGGCCGGATACATGAAGATGCCGCCGCGGTTCAGGATGCGGTGCACGTCCGCCACCATCGACGCGATCCAGCGCATGTTGAAGTCGCTTTGGCGCGAGCCGTCCTTGCCGGCCTTCAACTCGCCGATGTATTGCTCGACCGGCGGATACCAGTGACGCTCGTTCGAAGCGTTGATCGCATATTCACGCGTTTCGACCGGAATGCGCATGTCGCTTTGCGTGAGCACCCACGACCCGAGCTCACGGTCGAGCGTGAAGCAGTTCACGCCGTTGCCCGTGGTCAGCACCAGCACGGTTTGCGGACCATACACCGCATAACCCGCGGCGACCTGCTGCGTGCCCGGTTGCAGGAACGACTGTTCCGTAGGCTGCTGGCCGTCCGGGCAGCGCAACACGGAGAAGATGGTGCCGATCGAAACATTGACGTCGATGTTCGACGAGCCGTCGAGCGGATCGAACACGAGAAGGTATTCGCCCTTCGGATAGTTCGCCGGGATCGGGAAGAACTGTTCCATTTCCTCGGACGCCATGCCCGCGAGGTTGCCGCCCCATTCATTCGCTTCGAGCAGGATTTCGTTCGACAGGATGTCGAGCTTCTTCTGCACTTCGCCTTGAACGTTCTCGCTGCCCGCCGTGCCAAGCGCATCGCCCAGCGCGCCCTTGCTGACGTGATAGCTGATCGCCTTGCACGCACGCGCGACGACTTCGATCAAAAGGCGCAGATCGGCCGGCAGGTTGTTGGTCTCGCGCTGCTGCTCGATCAGGTACTTCGTGAGAGTGGTACGACGTTGCAAAGCCATTGCTGTACTCCGGGAAGGCTTGAGGAATATTCCGATTTTAACCGTTCGTTGTGTCCGCTCCGTGCTTTTGCGCGCGAACCGTGTGCGGCAATGCCGCCGGGCATACCGACGCGTGGCGAAAATCAGGTTTTGCGGCGCGCTTTGCCGGCCGTAAGTTTGCCGCTTACGCTCGCCGCAAGCGCCGCGGCCCGGGCGTGTTCGCTCGACACCTTGGGCATTTTCGGGCGGTCCGCCTTCGGCATGGGTTCGATTTCACGTTCGATCTGTTCGCCGGCGGCGGCGGTGGCGACGCGCAGGTCGTAAGCGATTTGCAGGTTGAGCCAGAACTGCGCGCTGGCGCCGAAGTAGCGTTCGAGCCGCAGCGCCGTGTCTGCCGAGACGGCGCGCCTGCCGCGCACCACGTCGTTGATGCGCGGCGCCGGTACGCGCAGCGCCAGCGCGAGCGCATTGACGGACATGCCGAGCGGTTCGAGGAACTCGCTGTACAGAATCTTGCCCGGATGGATTTCCGGGATGCTCTTGCCAGTGTCGATATCCGAGAAATCGATGTTATCCAGATCGGAGCGTTTGATGACCATGCCGGTCTCCCAATAGTCAGTGATAGTCGACAATCTCGACATTGAGCGCCTCCCCGTCGACGAAATGAAAACAGATGCGCCATTGCGCATTGATCCGGATACTCCATTGCCCGCTGCGCTGGCCTTGCAGCGCTTCCAGCCGGTTGCCCGGCGGCGCGTGCAGGTCGCGGACGGACTCTGCGGCGTCGATCATGAGCAGCTTGCGGTAGGCGAGCGTTTGCATGTGAAGCGGCAGTGAGTACACGAACTTGCCCTGAAAAATTCTCGCCGTAGCTTTGTCGCCGAATGTCGTGATCATGGGATGATATAACGCGATGCGTTAAACGTAAACCGTTAAGTGAATACGTTTACTTTCACCCCGCCGGCGCGAGCCGGCCAGTCGTCCGGATGGCCAACGTTGCAGCCACGCGCCTCCTTGCCGGCGAGCGCAAGGTGAAAAAAAAGCCGGCAACACGTGCCGGCTTTTCGAAGCGACAACAGCGCTCAGGCGCGCATCATGCCAACGCTTTCTCCACGATCTCGCGCACGTCGCGCGATTTCACCTGCGCGGCCACTTTCTCCAGTGCCGCACGCATGCCGTCGCGCAGCGTCGGCGTGAAGCGGCGCCACAATTCCAGCGAGCGGGCGAGGCGGGCGGCCACTTGCGGATTGATGGCGTCGAGCGCGATCACCTGATCGGCCCAGAACGCATAGCCCGAACCGTCTTCGGCATGGAACTGCGCCGGGTTCGCCGCGCAGAAGCTGAAAATCAGCGAGCGCGCGCGATTCGGGTTCTTCAGGTTGAAGGCCGGGTGGGCCATCAGCTTGCGCACGATGTCGATCACCGGACGTTGCGCGCTGCCGCGCTGCGTGGCCTGCAACGCGAACCACTTGTCGATCACGAGCGGTTCCTTTTCGAAGCGCCGATAGAAGTCGTCCAGCGCCTGCTGCGCCTCGGCGCTGCCGCCA contains:
- a CDS encoding class 1 fructose-bisphosphatase — protein: MALQRRTTLTKYLIEQQRETNNLPADLRLLIEVVARACKAISYHVSKGALGDALGTAGSENVQGEVQKKLDILSNEILLEANEWGGNLAGMASEEMEQFFPIPANYPKGEYLLVFDPLDGSSNIDVNVSIGTIFSVLRCPDGQQPTEQSFLQPGTQQVAAGYAVYGPQTVLVLTTGNGVNCFTLDRELGSWVLTQSDMRIPVETREYAINASNERHWYPPVEQYIGELKAGKDGSRQSDFNMRWIASMVADVHRILNRGGIFMYPADKRTPDKPGKLRLMYEANPMAFIVEQAGGAATNGEKRILDIQPKSLHERVAVFLGSKNEVDRVTRYHLEAKK
- a CDS encoding IS110 family transposase → MQNVTLVGIDLGKHSFHLHGQDKAGKAVFRRKFSRKQLVEFFATFHACTVVMEACAGAHWMARKLSQFGHTVKLISPQFVRPFVKSNKNDFVDAEAICEAAARPSMRFVSPKTESQQTLAALHRVRQALVRDRVRTTNQMHGFLLEFGISLPVGHAVVKRLSVVLAEHPLPPRLVAILERLHAHFKYLTQQIGDIEKELDRQLAEDPVGQRLLTIPGVGPITASLLASELGDGKQYRCGRDFAAAVGLVPKQYSTGGRANLLGISKRGDKNIRHLLVQCARAFMLRLDRQSGRVGDWVRAMLTRRHSSVVACALASKLARIAWAIANANTVFERLASVPAS
- a CDS encoding type II toxin-antitoxin system RelE/ParE family toxin, which produces MITTFGDKATARIFQGKFVYSLPLHMQTLAYRKLLMIDAAESVRDLHAPPGNRLEALQGQRSGQWSIRINAQWRICFHFVDGEALNVEIVDYH
- a CDS encoding HigA family addiction module antitoxin, translated to MVIKRSDLDNIDFSDIDTGKSIPEIHPGKILYSEFLEPLGMSVNALALALRVPAPRINDVVRGRRAVSADTALRLERYFGASAQFWLNLQIAYDLRVATAAAGEQIEREIEPMPKADRPKMPKVSSEHARAAALAASVSGKLTAGKARRKT